A region of Arabidopsis thaliana chromosome 5, partial sequence DNA encodes the following proteins:
- a CDS encoding cyclin-dependent kinase inhibitor SMR3-like protein (unknown protein; Has 90 Blast hits to 90 proteins in 10 species: Archae - 0; Bacteria - 0; Metazoa - 0; Fungi - 0; Plants - 90; Viruses - 0; Other Eukaryotes - 0 (source: NCBI BLink).), which translates to MAEICCVKEIQEEDVEKIRLPTRPELDIPDSDHEDPTVNEEEGCKTPTSSDHKIPEVKYTLCPPAPRKPKPNRSSGTKRKLTPVNVVNRIPIDLSREIEMFFEDLDRRIKKSRKQ; encoded by the coding sequence ATGGCAGAGATCTGCTGCGTCAAAGAGATCCAAGAAGAAGACGTGGAGAAGATCCGATTaccgacccgacccgaattAGACATTCCTGACTCTGATCACGAAGATCCAACGgtcaacgaagaagaagggtGCAAGACTCCAACATCGTCCGATCACAAGATTCCGGAGGTGAAGTATACGTTATGTCCACCGGCTCcgagaaaaccaaaaccgaatCGATCTTCCGGTACGAAACGGAAATTAACGCCGGTTAATGTTGTTAACCGCATACCGATTGATCTGAGCCGTGAGATCGAGATGTTCTTCGAGGATTTGGACCGTAGGATCAAGAAGTCACGGAAACAATAA